From Linepithema humile isolate Giens D197 chromosome 8, Lhum_UNIL_v1.0, whole genome shotgun sequence, one genomic window encodes:
- the LOC105673281 gene encoding ionotropic receptor 21a-like, protein MHFEVITAVFIVFSQSILTIVGRNYFEEVHRCEHETNNLRSVVQRIVKQISAHSSCIVFITDPFYRRLIDVHSMEISSFLSKYDIAIRDSEDFSRPRKLLARTLQHIKADDCDAYVILIANGLLTSRFLQYVEGERLIDTRGYFLLLHDNRLFRPELHYIWNRIVNVVFIRKYNTFKYRSGERITAERIDLSTVYYPSRTMGFTTKYVDSWQDGKLRYGNDHYLSKTMDLRGNGLRVAVFEHIPAVTEASRDQYHQSTIASPKALGIEFELIRVIAKAMNFKANYYMPYNIKNEKWGKAGDNDSYTGLLGEAIAGKADFFLGDLHYTLHHLNHLDLSAPYNTECLTFLTPEALTDNSWKLLILPFRLNAWIALLCALLIGGGALHVFALFYQKYIGSLVRLKQGEENAYDSSKGLYLFTEFQNCILYTYSMLLQVSLPRLPNAWAVRIFIGWWWLYSILATVTYRASMTATLSRPVAKVTIDTLTQLTKSSLAVGGWSEEGKEFFLASPDPHSQEIGHKFELTENEEDAIDRVANGTFSYYENSYLLQHVRGKRIYEKGNDQNNKSEKDTGSGVKYNLHIMEECVVHMPIALGLEKNSPLKPHVDLWVRRMIEIGLVHKWLSDVMEWSKINESRLESKSETALVNLRKLYGALIALGIGYFLSFAVLLGEILHWKYVILKDPKYDKYYQNEFYKSNNKIET, encoded by the exons aTGCATTTCGAGGTGATAACAGCGGTTTTCATCGTGTTTTCGCAATCCATCCTCACTATTGTTGGCAG AAACTATTTCGAAGAGGTGCATCGTTGCGAGCACGAAACCAACAATCTGAGATCAGTGGTCCAGAGAATCGTGAAACAAATTTCTGCACATAGTAGTTGCATAGTCTTTATCACAGATCCTTTTTATCGCAGACTGATTGATGTGCACAGTATGgaaatatcttcttttttgtcGAAATACGAC ATCGCCATACGCGATAGTGAGGATTTTTCACGACCGAGGAAGTTACTTGCGAGAACACTCCAGCATATCAAAGCAGATGACTGCGATGCGTACGTGATATTAATTGCCAATGGACTGTTAACATCAAGATTCTTGCAATATGTTGAAGg AGAACGTTTAATCGACACGCGAGGTTACTTTTTACTTCTGCACGATAATCGCTTGTTCAGGCCTGAATTGCATTATATTTGGAATCGAATTGTTAATGTGGTGTTTATACGGAAATATAATACGTTTAAATATCGTTCGGGCGAACGGATTACCGCGGAGCGAATTGATCTCAGCACCGTCTACTATCCATCGCGTACGATGGGCTTCACGACGAAGTATGTCGACTCGTGGCAGGATGGCAAATTGCGCTACGGCAATGACCACTATCTGTCGAAAACCATGGATCTTCGCGGCAATGGTTTACG AGTTGCGGTTTTCGAACATATACCGGCCGTGACAGAAGCATCGCGAGATCAGTACCATCAAAGCACAATCGCAAGCCCTAAAGCTTTAGGTATCGAATTTGAA CTAATTCGAGTTATAGCAAAGGCGATGAATTTCAAAGCGAACTATTATATGCCTTATAATATCAAGAATGAAAAGTGGGGTAAAGCGGGAGACAACGATAGTTACACCGGTCTCCTTGGCGAGGCAATCGCTGGGAAAGCCGATTTCTTTCTCGGAGATCTGCATTACACGCTGCATCATTTGAATCATCTCGACCTGTCCGCACCGTATAATACAGAGTGTCTTACCTTCTTAACGCCGGAAGCGTTGACCGATAACTCATGGAAATTACTAATACTGCCTTTCAG GCTGAACGCGTGGATCGCGCTCCTTTGTGCCCTGTTGATAGGCGGCGGAGCCCTCCATGTGTTTGCATTGTTCTACCAGAAATACATAGGTTCGCTTGTGCGTTTGAAGCAGGGCGAGGAGAACGCATACGATAGCTCAAAGGGTTTGTATCTGTTCACTGAATTCCAGAATTGCATTTTGTACACGTACAGTATGCTGCTTCAAGTCTCACTGCCGCGCTTACCGAACGCCTGGGCCGTGAGAATTTTCATCGGCTGGTGGTGGCTCTACAGCATTTTGGCGACTGTCACTTACCGCGCTAGTATGACCGCCACCCTCTCGCGTCCTGTTGCtaa AGTAACCATCGATACTTTGACGCAGCTGACGAAATCGTCGCTGGCTGTCGGAGGATGGAGCGAGGAGGGCAAGGAGTTCTTCCTTGCCTCTCCAGATCCGCATAGTCAAGAGATCGGACACAAGTTCGAGTTAACGGAAAACGAGGAAGATGCCATCGATCGAGTGGCAAACGGAACGTTCTCCTACTACGAAAACTCATATTTATTGCAGCACGTTCGCGGAAAGCGGATATACGAGAAGGGAAACGACCAAAATAACAAGAGCGAGAAGGATACTGGATCGGGAGTAAAgtacaatttacatattatggAGGAATGTGTCGTTCACATGCCAATCGCGTTAGGACTGGAAAAGAATTCTCCGCTGAAGCCTCATGTAGATTTATGG GTGAGACGGATGATAGAAATTGGTCTGGTGCACAAGTGGCTGAGCGATGTGATGGAGTGGTCGAAGATCAACGAGTCTCGACTGGAATCGAAATCCGAAACAGCGCTGGTAAATCTGCGTAAGCTGTACGGAGCACTCATTGCTCTCGGAATCGGATACTTTCTCAGTTTTGCAGTTTTACTCGGCGAAATTCTACATTGGAAATATGTCATCTTGAAAGATCCCAAGTACGACAAGTACTATCAAAATGAGttttataaaagcaataataaaatcgaaacTTGA
- the Dhps gene encoding probable deoxyhypusine synthase — protein sequence MGDTQKKEDLQDEAQVAKSAVLASSSSLPAGAAIVKGYDFNKGLNYHELFKTMMHCGFQATNFALAIEEVNRMLYQRNIPLVEDQMDTIEEDEFIKRKSHCTIFLGYTSNMVSSGIRETIRFLVQHKLVDCLVTTAGGVEEDFIKCLAPTYIGSFYLDDRQLRDKALNRTGNLLVPNNNYCLFEDWLMPKLDAMLAEQKEKGALWTPSKMITRLGEEINHEDSIYYWAAKNKIPVFCPALTDGSLGDMMFFHSFKNPGLVLDINADLKRLNRIAMKAVKSGMVIVGGGVIKHHICNANLMRNGADYAVFINTSSEFDGSDSGARPEEAISWGKIRKDATPVKVCADATLLFPLLVGETFVRYYHSRINNTRKYSTAREADV from the exons atgggtgatacacaaaaaaaagaagatttgcAGGATGAAGCGCAAGTGGCAAAAAGTGCTGTTCTGGCTTCGAGCAGCTCTTTGCCAGCTGGTGCAGCTATAGTAAAAG gttatgattttaacaaagGACTGAACtatcatgaattatttaagactATGATGCATTGTGGATTCCAAGCTACAAATTTTGCACTAGCGATCGAAGAAGTAAACCGAATGTTGTATCAAAGGAACATACCACTCGTAGAAGATCAAATGGATACGATAGAAGAAGATGAattcataaaaagaaaatcccATTGTACGATATTTCTGGGTTACACATCGAACATGGTGTCTAGTGGTATTAGGGAAACCATAAGATTTCTTGTACAGCATAAACTGGTAG ATTGTCTCGTGACCACAGCCGGTGGAGTAGAAGAAGATTTCATAAAATGTTTGGCACCCACATATATTGGCAGTTTCTACTTGGATGATAGACAGCTTAGAGATAAAGCACTCAACAGAACTGGAAATTTATTAGTgccgaataataattattgtttgtttGAAGATTGGCTGATGCCAAAATTAGATGCAATGCTGGCTGAACAAAAGGAGAAG GGTGCTTTATGGACGCCATCTAAAATGATAACAAGACTCGGTGAGGAAATCAATCACGAAGATTCAATTTATTACTGGGCCGCAAAGAATAAAATACCAGTATTTTGCCCAGCGTTAACGGATGGTAGCCTTGGTGATATGATGTTCTTTCACTCGTTCAAAAATCCTGGACTCGTACTTGATATAAACGCGG ATCTTAAGAGATTAAACAGAATAGCTATGAAAGCGGTGAAAAGCGGTATGGTAATCGTCGGAGGTGGTGTAATAAAACATCACATCTGCAATGCTAATCTCATG aggAACGGTGCCGATTATGCCGTCTTCATCAACACTTCTTCGGAGTTTGATGGCAGTGACAGTGGCGCTCGTCCCGAGGAAGCAATTTCTTGGGGAAAAATACGGAAAGACGCCACACCTGTTAAG GTATGTGCTGACGCGACTTTACTATTTCCATTGTTGGTAGGAGAAACTTTTGTAAGATATTATCATTCGAGGATAAATAACACACGTAAATATAGCACTGCGCGTGAGGcagatgtataa